Genomic DNA from Corallococcus macrosporus:
CGGACATGATGGCCAGCCCCAGCATGATGGGGTCGTCGGTGTTGACGTTCGGCTTGGAGTTGATGTCCGGGTACACCGTGAGCCGGTCGCGGAAGGCCGCCATGAAGCGGTCGTTGACGCCATGCACGCGGTACAGCTCGTCCAGGCTGTCGAAGCGCGCGTTCTTGACGTCATAGCGCGGTTCGTAGCGGCTGTACGGGGAACCCTCGTCCGCGAAGCCCGTGACGAAGGGGTTCGTCGGGTCGCGCTCGTTGAGGTTGGACTGGGTGGCGTCCTCGTCGGACCAGTCCTTCAGCGCGATGATGGTGTCCTTGGGCGTGGAGCGCACCTTGTTGGCGTCGTCCTGCTGCCAGAGGAACTCGAAGCGCTTGTCCGCGAACATGTCCAGCATGCGCGCGGCGGTGGCCTGCGCCTCCGCGCCGCCGGTGTTCAGGCGCATGACGTTGAGCTTCTCCTCCTCGTCGCTGATGGTCGCGAGGAAGCAGCCCTCGAAGCCGCCAAAGGACCGCCGCTGCATCTGCGCCGCCATCTGCGTGGCCGCGCCCGCGCCTTCCTCCCCGTCCTCGCCGTCCATCTGGAACTTGGGGTCCACCTGCACGGGGTCCGTCTCCACGGGGCGGCCGTCTTCACCTTCCGCGCCGTCGCTCTTCACCAGCCCCTTGAGCATGTGGCAGTCCACGCGGGCCAGCTTCCAGAGCTGGAGGTTGAGCGACTGCGGCTGGAAGGCGTTCGCGCCCCCCGCGCCCGCGCCCGCGCCGCCCAGGGCCCCGCCCATGAGGCCGCTCAGCAGGCTGGCCGGGTTGGGGATGGGCGTCGCGTCCACCTGCTTCTGGAAGCGCAAGAGCAGCCGCCCCAGCGACAGGCCGGAGCGGGCCATGTAGTAGGCGCGCACTTCGTCCCGCTGGTTGGCGGCGAGCTGCAGGTCCACGCGGCTGTTGTAGGCGAACTCCGTGGCCACCACCGTGAGCAGCGTGATGGAGACGAGCGCGATGATGAGCGCCACGCCGCGCGAGCGCTTGTCCTTGCGCGCGGCCTGCGAGGGCGGCGCCGCGGCGGGAACCGGGCCCCGCGCCTTGCCGCGCCGGCGGAACGCCTGCTGGAAGTAGGGGAGGGCCATCAGTTGAACCTCGGCAGTTCCGTGTTGAGCACGATGCGCGTCTGCGTGGTGTAGCGCGCTTCCTTGCCCGCCTCATCCAGGGCGATGACGGTGATGCGCACGCGCGTGGGGAGGATGGACTTCTTCTCCGTGCGCCGCGTGTCCCACTCGTCGTCCCACTCCTTCTTCTCCGAATCCCAGTAGGCGAACTCCACGCCCTTGACGCCCTCGAAGAGGACGTCGGTGGTGCCGCCCCGGTCCATGCGGTCCCCCACGTTGGGGTTCACCCGGCGCTTCAGGTCCTGCCGCTGCCGGGCGCCGCGCTCGCTGGAGTTCTCCACGAAGTACTCCACCACCGCCTGGTCGGACTCCTTCACGTCCGTGTACAGGCGCTGGTGCGCGAACGTCGTGAACGTCAGCTTGTCGCGCTCGCCAATGAAGTTGGTGGGCCGGTCGTTCTGGTCGCGGAAGCGGCGCAGGTCGAAGCGGTCGCTCACGAAGGCGGAGCCAATCTCCCGCGCCATGCGGTTGAGCGACACGCGCACCATGCGGTAGCGCTCCGCCTCGCCCTCCACGACCTCCTTCGCGTTGATGCCCGTCTGGAAGGCCAGGGCGACGACGGTGCCCATGAGGGCGGTGATGCCCACCGCCACCATGACCTCCATGAGGGTGAAGCCACGCATGCGCCGCTTCATCGGATGATCCCCCCCTGGCCACGCGGCATGCCCGGCAGGCCGCCGTTGAAGATGCCGCCCGGCAGCCGCGGGTTGATGCCGGTGTTGCCGTTGCCGCCGCCCTGGCGGCCGTTGGGGTTGTTGAGCTGGTTGAGGACCTGCGCCCGGTTGACCAGCGGCTCCCGCGTGTTCGGGTCCAGCATCTGCCCGTTTTGGCCGGGGATGGGGTTGTCCACCACCTGGCCCGTGCGCGGGTTCACCCACTGGTTCTCCGCGCCCGCGGTGGTGCCCGCGTTGGGCGTGAAGCCGCCGTTGCGGTCGCCGCCCGGCCCCAGCGACACGACGTGCGTCACCACGTCCACGCTCTCCACCTGGGTGCCTTCCTTCCAGTACACCGTGAGGTGCACCTCGCGGACGGACTTGGTGAGCTGGTCCACCATCTGCGTGAACATGGGCTGCGCCATGCTCATGGCGGACGCGCCCAGGGGGCTGGCCGTGGTGGTGCCGCCGGGCGGCGTGCTGCCCTTGCCGTCACCGCCGCCGCCGCCGCCGAAGAGGCCGGCCAGGCCGCCCAGCGGGTCGCCGGAGTCGCCGCCGCCCATGGGCAGGTTGAAGATGGCGCCAATGAGCTGATCCGGCGTCACGCCGTCCGTCTTGGGCGCGATGATGCGGGCGCGCCACTTGAACTGGGGCCAGCCGTCGTCGGAGAAGTCGCCGGACTGCTCGTCGTCGTCCTGCTCGAAGCCGTCGTCGTAGAGCTTCTGCTCCAGGTCCGTCATCTTCGAGCGGGCCAGGAGCGACGCCACGGTGAGCCGCTTGGTGTAGACGTGGTTGGCCACCGCGCCGGAGTTGAGGTCGAAGATGGCCATCAGCGCGACGCTGAGGATGGCCATGGCCACCATCGTCTCCAGCAGGGTGAAGCCCGTGCGCCTGTGCGTCGGGAATCTCATGAGCGGGGCACCTCCAGGGCCTCGGGTGCGATGAACACCTTGCCCGTGAGGGGTGACACGTCCAGCGTCCACGCGTTGTCGCCCTGGCGCAGGAACACCATGGCGCGCTCCGTGTAGCCCTGCGGGAAGAAGTAGAGATAGGCCACGCCGCTCTCCACCGGCTCGCGCTGCTGCCGCGTCCACACCGACACCGCCACGCCCGCCGGCAGCTGCTTGGGCGAGATCTCCTCCGCGGTGTACGCGGAGAAGGTGGACTGGGACTCGATGCGGTTCTTCTCCTCTTCCATCAGCTCCTGCGCGGACGGCTGCGAGCCCTCGGAGCGCGTGTAGTTCTTGCGCGCGTCGCCGCCGTTGTTGCCGTCGCGCGCGGTGCGCTCGCGGTCGCGCGCCTCGTCCCGCAGCGCCGCGTCCCGGTCGCGCGAGGTGGTGACGCCGCCCGCGGCGCACTCGGCGTGGTACTTCGTGGCTTCCTCACGCTTCGGGTCGGGGATTTCGAACACCAGCCGGCACGTCTTGCCGCTGAGCGCCGCCGAGTCGTAGAGCGAGCGGATGACGCCCGCCAGCTCCGTGGCGCTGCCCTTCGCCTTCGCGCCGGTGATGGCGCCGATGCCCACGGTCACCGCGGCGAACATCACCGCCGCGATGGCCAGCGCGATGGAGATCTCAATCAGCGTCAGGCCGCGCGGAGCGCGACGGCGGCGGGCGGGAGCGGGCAGGGACATGGCCGTCTTCAAGGCTGCACCTCCTGTGCCACGATGCCGCCGCTGAAGAGGTCCGCGGCCTCGCCGGTGCCGCCGGGCTTGCCGTCGGAGCCGAGCGACAGCACGGCGCCCGTCTTGCCCTCCATGCGGTAGAGGTACGGGTGGCCCCACGGGTCGATGGGCGGCGCGTCCAGCACCTTCGACTCGATGAGCGGCGTGAAGCCCTGCGCCTGTGACGGGAAGAAGCCCATCAGCCGGTGGTGGGCCTTGAAGAGCCCCTCCAGGCGGCGGATCTGCTCGCGCGCCTGGCGCTGCGTGGGCGTGAGGGTGTTGTCCTCGGTGGCCCACACCAGCGCGAACGCGAGGAGGCTTGCGCCCAGGAAGACGCCCAGGAGCAGGAGGCGGCCCAGGCGCGGCGAGCGGGCGCGGGCCTGCCCTCCAGGAACGGATCGCGCCTCGCGCGCGGACGTCGGTGAGGAAGTGTGCTCGGGGGTCATCACGGGCATTCCTACGACAACACGCGGGAGGCGCGGCTTTGCTTCAGGAAACGCCCGTTACTGCCGGGCGTTCTGGTCCTTGGAGGAGATGTCGGCGTCGGAGCCCTCGCCGCCCGGGTTGCCGTCGGCGCCGTAGCTGGTGATGACCGGCTTGCCGCCCTCGTTCATGTAGACGTACTCGCGGCCCCAGGGGTCCAGCGGCATGCGCTCCAGGTTCTGGGTGTCCACCAGCGCCTTGAGGCCCGTGGCGGTGTCCGGGTAGGAGCCCTTCTTCGTGTAGTAGAGCTTCATCGCGCTCTGGATGTTGCGGATGTCCAGCTTCGCGGTGTCCTGCTTGGCCTCTTCCAGCTTCGGGATGACGGCCACGCCCACCGCCGCCGCGATGAGCCCGAGGATGGTGATGACCACCATGATCTCGATGAGGGTCATGCCGCGGTTCTTGCGGCGCTGCTGCTTCTTCGCGTTCGTCGTGTGCATGTCTTCACTCACCTTCGGGTGACTTTCTGGCAAGCCACCGCGCCATGGGTGTGTCGGGATGTCAGAAGCGCTTCAGGGAGGCGTGCCCGGGCTTGAGGCCGCGGGCGGGTCCCGGTGGGCGTAGAGGGTGGCCCCCACCGTCGCCAGCGTGGCGGCCAGGGCCAACAGGCCCATCAGCGTGGCGCGCTGGATCCACCGGTCGAGCGTGTCGTTCATCGTGCGCCCCTGCTCCTAATGGATGGCCGTGTTCACCTGCAGAATCGGCATCAGGATGCTGAGCGCGACGAATGCAATCATCACGCCCATCACCACGATGAGCATGGGCTCCAGGAGGGAGGTCAGCGCGCCGATGCGCACGTTCACCTGCGTCTCGTAGGAGTCCGCCACCGACAGCAGCATGTCCTCCAGCTGCCCTGATTTCTCACCGATGGCGACCATGTGGTACACGAGCGGCGGGAACTGGCCGGAGCGCTTGAGCGGGTTGGCGATGCTTTCGCCCTCGCGGATGGATTCGCGGGCGTTCTCCACCGCGTCCGCCAGCACCGAGTTCGTCATCACCGCCTTGACGATGTCCAGCGCGGCCAGCATGGGCACGCCGCTCTTGAGCAGCGTGGCCAGCGTGCGCGCGAAGCGGGAGATGGCCAGCAGGCGCACGAGGCTGCCGAAGATGGGGGCCTTCAGCGTGAAGCGGTCCCACTTGGGCTTGCCCTTGGGGCTCTTGATCCAGCGCAGGAACGCCACCACGCCGGCGATGAAGGCCGGGATGATGATGAACCACCACGCCTGCATCAGGTTGGACGCGCCAATGAGGATGCGCGTGTTGAGCGGCAGCGTGGCGCGCATGGTCTCGAAGATCTTCGTCACCTTCGGGACCACGAAGACCATCAGCAGGACGAGGATGCCGCCGCCCACCGCCAGCATGATGACGGGGTAGATCATCGTGCCGATGATCTTCTGCTGCAGCTTGGCCTGGTTCTCCGTGAAGTCCGCCAGCCGCAGGAGCACCTGATCCAGCGCGCCGGAGGCCTCACCCGCGCGCACCATGTTGATGTAGATGCTGGGGAAGATCTTCGGGTGCTGGGAGAAGGCGTCCGCCAGGGAAGAGCCTTCGTTGACGCGCTGCTTGATGTCCGACAGGGCGCGCTTGAGGCGCTCCTTCTCCGCCTGGTCCACCAGCGCGTTGAGGGAGTCCACGATGGTGACGCCCGCGCCCAGCAGCGTGGCGAGCTGCCGGGTGAGGATGGCGACGTCCTCCGTGGACACGCGGCCGCGGCCCAGCTTGCGCAGGTCCACGTCGCGCGCCAGCAGGGACGCGTTGGCGCCCTTGGAGACGCCCACGCGGCTGCCCTCCGCCTGGCCCAGCACGTCGGTGAGGAAGATGCCGTCGGCGCGCAGCTTGGAGCGCAGCGTCTTGGGCGAGTCCGCCTCCAGCAGGCCCTTCTTCTGCCTGCCCTGGGAATCAAGGCCTCTGTATTCGAAGACGGGCATGGCGGACCTAGATGTCCTCCTGCGTGATGCTCAGCACTTCGGCGATGGTCGTCTCGCCCAGGGCGATCTTCCGCACGCCGTCGTCCAGCAGCGTCGTCATGCCCTTGGCCAGGGCGGACTTCTTGATGGTGGACGCGTCCACGTTCTTGAGCACCAGCTGGCGCACGTCGTCGTCCACGAAGAGGAACTCGTAGATGCCGGAGCGCCCGCGGTAGCCGTTGCGGTTGCAGGACGGGCAGCCCACCGCGCGGTAGATGCGGTCCGTGTTGAACTTCGCCTTGAAGCTGGCGAGCGTGAAGCCCAGCTCCTTCAGCTCCGCGTCCGTGGGCGTGTACTGCTGCCGGCAGTCCGGGCACACCCGGCGCACGAGGCGCTGGGCGAGGATGCCGGTGAGCGACGACGCCACGAGGAAGGGCTGCACGCCCATGTCCACGAGTCGCGTCACCGCGCCCGCGGCGTCGTTGGTGTGCACCGTGGAGAGCACC
This window encodes:
- a CDS encoding type II secretion system protein GspJ, which translates into the protein MKRRMRGFTLMEVMVAVGITALMGTVVALAFQTGINAKEVVEGEAERYRMVRVSLNRMAREIGSAFVSDRFDLRRFRDQNDRPTNFIGERDKLTFTTFAHQRLYTDVKESDQAVVEYFVENSSERGARQRQDLKRRVNPNVGDRMDRGGTTDVLFEGVKGVEFAYWDSEKKEWDDEWDTRRTEKKSILPTRVRITVIALDEAGKEARYTTQTRIVLNTELPRFN
- a CDS encoding type II secretion system protein GspG, encoding MTPEHTSSPTSAREARSVPGGQARARSPRLGRLLLLGVFLGASLLAFALVWATEDNTLTPTQRQAREQIRRLEGLFKAHHRLMGFFPSQAQGFTPLIESKVLDAPPIDPWGHPYLYRMEGKTGAVLSLGSDGKPGGTGEAADLFSGGIVAQEVQP
- the gspG gene encoding type II secretion system major pseudopilin GspG — its product is MHTTNAKKQQRRKNRGMTLIEIMVVITILGLIAAAVGVAVIPKLEEAKQDTAKLDIRNIQSAMKLYYTKKGSYPDTATGLKALVDTQNLERMPLDPWGREYVYMNEGGKPVITSYGADGNPGGEGSDADISSKDQNARQ
- a CDS encoding type II secretion system protein GspK; translated protein: MALPYFQQAFRRRGKARGPVPAAAPPSQAARKDKRSRGVALIIALVSITLLTVVATEFAYNSRVDLQLAANQRDEVRAYYMARSGLSLGRLLLRFQKQVDATPIPNPASLLSGLMGGALGGAGAGAGGANAFQPQSLNLQLWKLARVDCHMLKGLVKSDGAEGEDGRPVETDPVQVDPKFQMDGEDGEEGAGAATQMAAQMQRRSFGGFEGCFLATISDEEEKLNVMRLNTGGAEAQATAARMLDMFADKRFEFLWQQDDANKVRSTPKDTIIALKDWSDEDATQSNLNERDPTNPFVTGFADEGSPYSRYEPRYDVKNARFDSLDELYRVHGVNDRFMAAFRDRLTVYPDINSKPNVNTDDPIMLGLAIMSAADPNRPDPRLTDPVFLNELISRIRAARMFNFFGMSVADFVGVVEQAGIAVNPLIKGNVQQNRYLGDKSKTFTIKSVGEAGSVQKTLTAVIRLDDGLGKLVYYREE
- the gspF gene encoding type II secretion system inner membrane protein GspF; amino-acid sequence: MPVFEYRGLDSQGRQKKGLLEADSPKTLRSKLRADGIFLTDVLGQAEGSRVGVSKGANASLLARDVDLRKLGRGRVSTEDVAILTRQLATLLGAGVTIVDSLNALVDQAEKERLKRALSDIKQRVNEGSSLADAFSQHPKIFPSIYINMVRAGEASGALDQVLLRLADFTENQAKLQQKIIGTMIYPVIMLAVGGGILVLLMVFVVPKVTKIFETMRATLPLNTRILIGASNLMQAWWFIIIPAFIAGVVAFLRWIKSPKGKPKWDRFTLKAPIFGSLVRLLAISRFARTLATLLKSGVPMLAALDIVKAVMTNSVLADAVENARESIREGESIANPLKRSGQFPPLVYHMVAIGEKSGQLEDMLLSVADSYETQVNVRIGALTSLLEPMLIVVMGVMIAFVALSILMPILQVNTAIH
- a CDS encoding pilus assembly FimT family protein, whose translation is MSLPAPARRRRAPRGLTLIEISIALAIAAVMFAAVTVGIGAITGAKAKGSATELAGVIRSLYDSAALSGKTCRLVFEIPDPKREEATKYHAECAAGGVTTSRDRDAALRDEARDRERTARDGNNGGDARKNYTRSEGSQPSAQELMEEEKNRIESQSTFSAYTAEEISPKQLPAGVAVSVWTRQQREPVESGVAYLYFFPQGYTERAMVFLRQGDNAWTLDVSPLTGKVFIAPEALEVPRS
- a CDS encoding type IV pilus modification PilV family protein encodes the protein MRFPTHRRTGFTLLETMVAMAILSVALMAIFDLNSGAVANHVYTKRLTVASLLARSKMTDLEQKLYDDGFEQDDDEQSGDFSDDGWPQFKWRARIIAPKTDGVTPDQLIGAIFNLPMGGGDSGDPLGGLAGLFGGGGGGDGKGSTPPGGTTTASPLGASAMSMAQPMFTQMVDQLTKSVREVHLTVYWKEGTQVESVDVVTHVVSLGPGGDRNGGFTPNAGTTAGAENQWVNPRTGQVVDNPIPGQNGQMLDPNTREPLVNRAQVLNQLNNPNGRQGGGNGNTGINPRLPGGIFNGGLPGMPRGQGGIIR